The following are encoded together in the Pygocentrus nattereri isolate fPygNat1 chromosome 3, fPygNat1.pri, whole genome shotgun sequence genome:
- the LOC108441522 gene encoding uncharacterized protein C7orf31 gives MTSLIRAKRLGPEGPQPTGLLLELKPETLHSQLEHLESKSLPRSVTIAQYYDLTPNKRSNLRINDELIPKPTDIDISEKLIKVSIQREHPYQSHISRCAIFPTYRCPDDPHTGVRAATKLPLNPLLPASAPQVTLLNKTKGAPYRHELLDVSMATQRNVTTWPGQNGFQNHTKPVKGEMQVFYPKAPKTLCPNMTLRDWKTTLSDRTANMLSNLEKVQWLTSYQLHYTGTGPSNPIKLDDFNEKTIGFITGEINPYIAQLRERSYPTFLPSRPLEGRKARILQNSRPLESRYTSPSLSSPTESPGWGLVSTQTLGAPEAFAEKIPNQSRHYASGKSEVFKPNEDNESGQPRHTERFNSAVYACELCWERNCECRVKLSEPGSTEPQPTIKTEKTKLEPFFRQNIFQPALQDKEHQAGPGNLSNSKVLKHMAGRNPFELSKFAPSIVDKRDGLVALEQPLKQSVEEKQRVSGVSHASSCIQPRSSSAPFRHGGRTSSRDVENGLFGSRSALLELQDSFSQSEAHRHFHETLQSTSMDLRDNHHSGRKHSFYGFNSYYFHN, from the exons ATGACCAGCCT GATAAGAGCAAAGAGACTTGGCCCAGAAGGACCTCAACCCACTGGACTCCTACTTGAGCTGAAACCAGAGACTTTGCACTCACAGCTGGAGCACCTTGAGAGCAAGAGTCTACCAAG GTCTGTTACTATTGCGCAATACTATGACCTGACCCCAAACAAGAGAAGTAATCTTCGCATCAATGATGAGCT AATTCCCAAACCAACAGACATTGACATTAG TGAGAAACTAATTAAGGTTTCCATTCAGAGAGAGCACCCATACCAATCCCACATCTCCCGCTGTGCCATATTCCCCACCTACCGCTGCCCTGATGATCCACACACAGGTGTACGGGCTGCTACTAAACTCCCTCTCAATCCCCTCCTGCCAGCCAGTGCTCCACAGGTCACTCTCCTCAATAAAACAAAAG GCGCACCTTACCGTCATGAACTACTTGATGTTTCCATGGCAACTCAAAGGAATGTTACAACCTGGCCTGGACAAAATGGCTTTCAGAAT CACACCAAGCCAGTAAAAGGAGAGATGCAGGTGTTTTACCCCAAGGCTCCAAAAACTCTATGCCCAAACATGACTCTGCGAGACTGGAAGACCACACTGTCTGATCGCACTGCCAACATGCTGAGCAACCTGGAGAAGGTCCAGTGGCTCACTTCATATCAGTTACACTACACAG GCACTGGGCCAAGCAACCCAATAAAACTGGATGACTTCAATGAGAAGACAATTGGCTTCATTACAGGAGAAATTAATCCTTACATAGCACAACTG AGGGAGAGATCTTACCCCACCTTCCTGCCCTCTCGACCACTGGAGGGTCGCAAGGCCAGGATCCTGCAAAACAGTCGTCCTCTGGAGAGCAGATATACTTCCCCCTCACTTTCCTCACCCACTGAATCTCCTGGCTGGGGCCTGGTCTCTACACAAACTCTTGGAGCTCCAGAGGCTTTTGCTGAGAAGATTCCCAATCAGTCTAGACATTATGCAAGTGGTAAATCAGAGGTGTTTAAACCCAATGAGGACAATGAATCTGGTCAACCAAGACACACTGAACGATTTAATAGTGCAGTTTATGCATGTGAGCTGTGTTGGGAGAGAAACTGTGAATGTAGGGTTAAGCTATCTGAGCCGGGCTCCACTGAACCACAACCAACCATCAAGACAGAAAAGACCAAACTAGAACCATTTTTTAGACAAAACATCTTTCAGCCTGCATTACAAGACAAGGAACACCAAGCAGGCCCAGGAAATCTGTCCAACAGCAAAGTCCTTAAGCACATGGCAGGGAGAAACCCATTTGAGCTCAGCAAGTTTGCACCATCCATTGTGGATAAGAGAGATGGGCTTGTAGCTTTGGAGcaaccactgaaacagtcagtgGAAGAAAAACAGAGGGTCAGTGGGGTTTCTCATGCTTCCTCCTGCATCCAGCCCCGCTCATCCAGCGCCCCCTTCAGGCATGGAGGGAGGACAAGCAGTAGGGATGTTGAGAATGGACTATTTGGCTCCCGGTCTGCTCTGCTGGAACTTCAGGATTCTTTCAGCCAGTCGGAGGCCCACCGTCACTTCCATGAGACCCTGCAAAGCACCAGCATGGACCTAAGGGACAACCATCATTCTGGGAGAAAACACTCCTTCTATGGCTTCAACTCATACTATTTCCATAACTAA